Proteins found in one Micromonospora sp. WMMD1082 genomic segment:
- a CDS encoding FAD-dependent oxidoreductase: MRADRSGVVVVGAGIAGVACAGELVRAGVPVQIRERGRVAGGRMASKRFDGRPADLGAAYLTVSDPDFAEVVRGWQAAGLAREWTDTFVAYDGGGRREVRGPMRWAAPRGLRSLVEQLARHLPVVVDRLVLGVEPGPVVDGQGCAAVVLAMPGPQAALLLDPALTAATEAAGRQRWSPALAAVLRFPRRRWTDFRGAFVNDHPLLRLVCDDGDRRGDAAPVLVAHTTPEFAAGHLAQPTGAAHAVEAAVRDLLALPDRADQVHVHRWTYAQPVDGTSAGFHLDDDGIGLAGDAFGEPRVQTAWRSGRDLGRALARRLT; encoded by the coding sequence ATGCGTGCTGACCGGTCGGGTGTCGTGGTGGTCGGTGCCGGCATCGCCGGCGTGGCGTGCGCCGGGGAACTGGTGCGCGCCGGGGTGCCGGTCCAGATCCGGGAACGGGGGCGGGTGGCCGGCGGACGGATGGCCAGCAAGCGCTTCGACGGTCGCCCCGCCGACCTGGGCGCCGCCTACCTGACGGTGAGCGATCCCGACTTCGCCGAGGTGGTACGCGGATGGCAGGCCGCCGGGCTGGCCCGTGAGTGGACGGACACCTTCGTCGCGTACGACGGTGGTGGGCGGCGGGAGGTTCGGGGCCCGATGCGGTGGGCGGCACCGCGCGGGCTGCGCTCGCTGGTGGAACAGCTGGCCCGGCACCTTCCCGTGGTGGTGGACCGGCTGGTGCTCGGGGTCGAGCCGGGGCCGGTGGTGGACGGCCAGGGGTGCGCGGCGGTGGTGCTGGCGATGCCCGGGCCGCAGGCCGCGCTGCTGCTCGACCCGGCCCTCACCGCCGCCACCGAGGCGGCGGGGCGGCAGCGATGGTCGCCGGCGCTGGCGGCGGTGCTGCGGTTCCCGCGGCGGCGCTGGACCGACTTCCGGGGCGCCTTCGTCAACGACCACCCGCTGCTCAGGCTGGTCTGCGACGACGGAGACCGACGCGGCGACGCCGCGCCCGTCCTGGTCGCCCACACCACGCCGGAGTTCGCCGCCGGGCACCTGGCCCAACCCACCGGCGCCGCGCACGCGGTCGAAGCGGCCGTACGCGACCTGCTCGCCCTGCCCGATCGGGCGGACCAGGTGCACGTGCACCGGTGGACCTACGCCCAGCCCGTCGACGGCACCAGCGCCGGCTTCCACCTCGACGACGACGGGATCGGCCTGGCCGGAGACGCGTTCGGCGAGCCCCGGGTGCAGACCGCCTGGCGTTCCGGCCGCGACCTCGGTCGGGCGCTGGCCCGGCGACTGACCTGA